The genomic window GAGCATAAAGTGCAGCACTAAAGACTTTCGACGAGTAATTTGCTAAAAAAAAGGACTCTAGACGAGTCTTCTTGGATAGAACAACATATGGTCAGGCTTCTGATGTCACTAGCACATATCAGCATGTACATATTTTCGAAGACGAACTATTCTCGTACATGacgattcttcttcttcttcttttttgagtaagattcttcttcttcaatttGTGTACTCTCGAAAAAAGTTTATGTATATGATTTATTGATTTGCTGGTCACTTGCGATTATCTTCACTGTGCAAAGTCCTTGCGACGCCCGTTCGTACGCACGCACACTTTTCAAACGCTTGAAACCTGAACACGCAGACGATAACAGCTCAGCATGCATGCATACACGCTTAAGCCCGTGCGTAGAAGCTGACGTCGTCGCTCCAATCTTCAGCCGAGTCGCCTACTGCAATCAGCACGTGTTCTTCCCAACCAAGAACTAGTACAGTACGAGCACATGCTGTCTCCTCCTATTAATCAACAAACTAAATTAATTCGCCGCCAACAACCGTGTGGGTTCGCGATTGATGACGATGCGTCGGCGCTCATCCATGCGTCCCGAAGTAGAAAGCGGCGGCGACAGGGAAGGCACACCGGTACCGCGCCGTACGCATGCCCCCGGACACTGAACCTGCACGCAGGCAAGCTGTCGGACGGCCGGACCGCCGACTACTACTACTCGCCTTGGCCAGGTGCGTCGCTCCCTCAACCAACGCGCCTTGATTAGAACGTACGGGGCGGGTCGCAGTAATGCGCCGCTAATCCGTCCCACCACACTTTTTTTTTCGGGGAACTTCAGAGAGCTTTATTCAACAAAGACATTCGCTGAGCAGTCAGCCAGAAGGTTGCTGATCAGGAAGCTAGGGGTAGTATCTAACCAGCTCTCAGTCACATTAAGCGTAGTACCACGCTTAGCACACAGATGTGCAGGACTGTTTGCCGATCTTATTACATGTTGAAtattgaaagaaataaaactaaGAGCTAGCTCTCCAATTTCAGAGAAGATAGGTGCTATCACTGACCGGTCAATGTAGCGAGAGTTCCAGAGGTTAACTGCCTCTAGACAGTCGGTCTCCATGATGACATGTGTGTAGCCTCGTAGTGTTGCGAATCTCACTCCTTCCTTAAGCGCCAAAGCCTCCGCAATGAGGGGGTCCGTGACACCTGAAGACGGCTTACACCATGCACCCTTGAAGCCCGATGAGGAGCGTGCAACACCCCCTAGCCCTGCATTCCCATCGTCGAGATGAACAGCGGCATCTGTGTTGATCTTTATGTATGGGTCCTCAGGGGGTTGCCAACCATACCCCAGCAGTGGTGAAGCGAGCTGCACGGATATATCCAGAATGGCTAGATCCTCTCTTATTTTCCTTACTGAAGAAGCTGGATCCCACCCTTCTCTGTCATGCGTCAGTCGATTGTGAGACATCCATATTGCCCACATCACCGTGACGAAAATTGCCCGATCTTTATCAGAGAACCGGGGTTCACAAAGGATATCCTTTGTCCAAGTATGAGGATGGAGACGTGGCAGGTGAACTTCAAAGACAAGTCTGGCCTCCTCCCAGAACCGGCGCGCATGCGTACACTGCAACAACGCGTGTTCCAAATCCTCGTCCATGGCCAAGCAAATCTTGCACGTGCTTGTTTCTCTTATGTGGCGATATCTTAGGGTGCATTCATCAGGAATGATACCCCTCAACACCCGCCACCAGAACACTCTGACTTTTGGGACTACTTTGAGTTTCCATAATGCATCCCACATCTGTTTTTGATCCATTGAAGTGTCGATAATCTGCCCCTCATCTAGAGCCAAACGCTCTTTTTGATTCACGAGAGCTCGATACGCCGATTTAACAGAGTAAATgcctgagaagaagaagaagaagaagaagaagaagaagaagaagaagaagaagaagaagaagaagaagaagaagaagaagaagatttctcATGTGCCCAAGCAAGGATATCTTCGCCGCCTCCCTGTCGCAATGGTATGTTAAGAATGGCAGCGGCATCAGGTGCAATGAAAATCCCTCGCACCAACTCCTGACGCCATGTCCAGTTAGTTGTATCAATCAGCTCGTTAACGGTCTGAATCACCGTATTTACTGGACGCAGCAGTGGAGTCATTGAGACAGTGGAGGGAATCCACTTGTCTTCCCATACAGAGATGGAAGTACCGGATCCGACTCGCTTCAGCAGCCCGGTTTGTAAAGCTTCCCGGCCAGCTATAATCGCTCTCCGGGTAGCTGAGGATGATTTAGGGACTGTTGCGTGAAGGAAATCCGAGTCTGGAAAATATCTTCCTTTCATAACCTTGGCGCACAGGGAGTTAGGGTTCATCATAAAACGCCATCCATGCTTCCCTAACAGCGCCAAGTTAAACAGCCGAAAATCACGGAATCCCATTTCGCCTTTGCACTTTGGCATGGCAAGTTTGTCCCAAGCGATCCAATGTAAGGAGTTCCTATCAATAGAGCTTCCCCATCAAAATTTTGCCATGCTCGAGGTGAGACTTTTGCACACCTTTTTCGTAAACAGAAAACAACTCATGCTAAACGTCGGGATGGCTTGAACAATGGATTTTAAAAGTGTCTCTCTGCCGGCGCAAGCAAATAGCCTCTCTGCCCAACCTTGCATGCTGCCTCGTGCCCGATCAACTAGATATTCAAAGGTTCCACTAGTGATCTTGCCAACGGCAGTGGGTAGGCCGAGGTAGCGTTCTGAGAAAGCTTTGACTTGTACTTCAAGAAGTTGCTTCAAAGTTTGTCTAAGGGTCGTTGGCGTGTTTGGGCTGAAGAATATAGAGCTCTTGCTCCTGTTGACACACTGTCCAGAAGCATCCCCATATATTGCAAGAATATCATTCAGCCTAGCCGCGCTTTCCTCATTCGCCTTGATGAAGATGAGGCTATCATCAGCGAATAGTAGGTGATTCATCCATGGTGATCTGAAGTTCACTCGGATACCCCTGTCCACAAAGTCCCCGTAGTGCTTCAGAAGTGAGGTAAAACCTTCGGCGCAAAGCAAGAACAAATAATGGGAGATTGGACACCCCTGCCGAAGCCCTCTGGATGGGTCGAAATAAGGCTGCAGCTCTCCATTCACACGGACAGAGAACCGAACAGATGTGACACACTTCATGATCAGCCTGACCAGATTAGCATTGAACCCCAACTTCAAGAGTATGGCTTCCAGAAAGTGCCATTCGACTCTATCGTAAGCCTTCATCATGTCAAGTTTGATCGCACCATGCTCTCCACATGCGTCCACTGGCTCCTCCACATACGCTGCACCTGCTGCCCCGAGATCTGGACGTCAACAGCCCCGGGCGCACGCGATCTCCGACCCGATCTCGGCGTACGGAGCCACGACCCGGTGCGTGTGCTTGCATGGGAACGGGAATACGACTATACGAGGTAGGGAGCCCGAGTCCAGTCAAAACATGCAGCTTAGCCATCACGTTGTTCAACGAACCTGCCCCGAAGCAAGCAGCCGCCCCACTTTGTTCCTACACTAGTACTAATAAAGCCGTTGAACAACCACCAGCTCGATCCCCCTTTCTATTGCTTgcagcctcctccttcctccgtCCAGGCCGCGGCTACGAGTTCTTCCGACTGGCCGGCCGGAGAGTTTCTCATCTCATCGTCTAATCGTCGGAGAGAGTGGTCCATCAGTTGCCTTCCCGCGTCTGAATTTCTCGTACAATCCCTGTGGCCTGTGCCTACAAGATGGAGAGGAGAGCGGCGAGGAGAAGCTCCGCCCACCACAGCCGAATGCAGATGCCGCCGGCGCCGGTGGGGCAGAAGCAGCACCAGCAGACGCAGACGCAGCGCCGCGGGGGGTCGAAGAGCTGCCagagaacgccgccgccgccgggctgcTTCACCATCCAGCTGCTCATGGTGTTCCTCTGGGTGGCCGCGTCGCTCGCCTTCCTGCCGCTCGTGCTGCCGCCGCTACCCCCGCCGCCGctctcgctgctgctgctgcccgtgTGCCTGCTCGCCGTCCTCGCCGCGCTGGCCTTCGTCCCGCTCGACGCCCACAGCAACGTCGTCGGCGGCGGCTCGTCTTGTTTGTAGAGAGGCTGCATTTTCTTTTCCGTGTCGGTCAGAGCTAGTTGTTTCAGATCTAGCCTGTAGTACAAACTGTGAACCTTTTTTTAAGATTAGGATTAGGATTAATTAACAGAGGACTACTTTTTGGCTTTGTAATCACTTGAATTCCGGCAATGTCAATTGAGATCTCACGGTATTTATGCTTATCAACTGAAAAGAACTTCCAGGAAGTGGAATCCATAAATCATTCGTTgaaacaagaaagaaaatacgCGTGTCCAATAATAGTATAAGACCATTTTGCAAGCTATGTTAGACTGCAAACCGGACACCGCATCTGTCGACAGAGAAGGGACCAGTCCATAAACACGGATATGGGAGCCGGCCATCCAAAACTAGCCGAATACATCAAccctcaattttttttaaaaaaatctaatGCATCTGCACGTTCAAAATAGTTCCATATATCTAGTTTTAGTTTGAGAttagttaaaaaaatgttcaaatgcaGCAGTAGTTTTAATTTAAATATTACACTTCAACAATGTTGTCCTAGTTAAAAAAAACAAACAAGCAATGTTGTCCTTGTTAACCGTCCACGGATGCTCAATCAGATCTATCTTCAGTTATTCATGAGTTGCtcgatgccgaatttgttgatgtATTTCAACAAATTCATCAAATGTAGCCGGATTTTGATCTTGAAGTTCAATAGGATCATccatgttctcaaattcaagaCCTACGGCCGCATCCatggtcatgttgtgcatgatcacacaacatgtcatcacctcccacaaggtctctagatcccattgtttagcaggtcTAAAAACAACTGCAAAACGTACCTGTAGAACTCCAACTGCACTCtcaacatcttttctagccgctTCCTGCTTTGACCAATTGAGTCAGAGATGgtcttgacaaaggtagctcatgaAGAATAGATACTGACAAtcagatagtagcccatgttgtatGCATGCCCATTGACAGTATAGTGGCAAGGAGGGTCCCTTCAGTCACCCTGGCAAACAATGGTGATcgctgcagcacattgatgtcattgtaaGACCTGGGCATGCCAAATAAAGCGTGTCAAATTTAAAGATCATGTGATGCAAGTGCTTCAATAATGATCGTGGACTTCTTAACATGACATTGATATTGCCCTTTATAGCTTTTGGGCAGTTCTGCCATCTCCAATGCATGCAACCAAGAGATCCGAGCAAACCTAGCCACCCTCTTGCTTCGGACATTGCCAAGATCCTATCTGTGTCTGCGACAGGTTGTTCTTCTCTTAGGTACCGAGGTCCAAACACCAAGACCACGGCATCTCCGCATGTGCTCTCACACATCTATAGGCACTGGTGGAGAAAGTGCTAGCCACAACTTTCGTTGGTGGCGCTGCATTTTACATCCGCGCCAGCACTATTTTTTTCAAATAGTGCTGGCGTAGGCCAAATCCTTACGCTAGCTTTACAAGCATAGTGCTGGCGTTGCTTGTTTTGTAAACGCCACAAATCTATTGGCCCATATACACTCACCGTTTGGAAACCACTGGTGACGTTGGTTTTCTTTGCATGCCATAGTTATTTTGTTAGTGCTGGCGTTCTTTTTGTTAGTGCTGGCGTTCTTTTATGCTTTTTTGCCATCATTATTTTTATAGTTTTTTTATCATTTTAGGAATTTTATTTTTTACCACCAGTTCAAATTTTGAGTCTTATATTTTGTCAAGTCTTTCATTAATTTTAGTCTTTTTTATTTGTCCTGTGATTAGCTATGGCGTTGCCATTTTATCCAATGCCAGCAATAACCTAGTAAAATACCTAAGTCCACCGCTCGCTCTCATTTCACACCCCACCCGGCCTGTCGTAGACACAACTCCCGTTGGACCAAAGCCGCTgccgcccccgtcgccacccctcGCCGGCATCAAGGTTAGATCCACTCCTTCCTTCGCGCGGACACGCCAAACGGCCGGAAATTGTAGTGATAATCGTCCGATTGCTATTGTTTCTCCCCTCCGTTGGCGGATCTGAGCTAGTTTAGTAGAAATTTATAGAATGTGTTATGTATGTTCTTCAAAGTTATCATTTTAGTTTTCTTTACACATTTATGTATAGGTTGACTGGTATATGTAAATCAAATAGCTTTGCATACAGAATTTATTCTTATATATGGTAGTATGTGTATGTATAGAAGTCAGTTTGCTAGATCTTATTTATCAAAATAGATTCATAATTTTATCTATTCTACTTAATTAACAAAATCATGTCTTTCCAACACATGCAATATTCACTATAAAAGTATCTGATTTTGTTTTGATATAGCTCACACCAAGTATTTGATAATGAAACTTTACAAATCATATCTTTCCAACACATGAACTATTTTACATTGCATATTATCTTGATCGTATATATACGCAATGTGTTTGTAGGTCATGGCCAATTATGGAGGCAACAACGAGTCGGTGTTCGATGTGGACATGGCCAAAAATGAATTCTTAAACACTTTTGAGTATGTCATCAAGAGCGTGCAAGGGGCA from Triticum aestivum cultivar Chinese Spring chromosome 3B, IWGSC CS RefSeq v2.1, whole genome shotgun sequence includes these protein-coding regions:
- the LOC123066083 gene encoding protein ORGAN SIZE RELATED 1; its protein translation is MERRAARRSSAHHSRMQMPPAPVGQKQHQQTQTQRRGGSKSCQRTPPPPGCFTIQLLMVFLWVAASLAFLPLVLPPLPPPPLSLLLLPVCLLAVLAALAFVPLDAHSNVVGGGSSCL